A section of the Oryza sativa Japonica Group chromosome 1, ASM3414082v1 genome encodes:
- the LOC4327615 gene encoding probable serine/threonine-protein kinase PBL1: MMGCFTVLRSKKKKPLALTKKSVDARESTSSRLPEPEAHVPSLQSAPPSFRNKAKIHQSEKKASYSRARVLSAPSSLIVVDQDGLPYAEFDDQDDSRGKGGSIKGHRFSNPLPLPLPSPEGKSLRNFGSFKAINASGPLDASGPLPLPPKKCDGLKNFSYEELSSACQWFSGDQCVSESLTSTSYKASFRDDFTDPKTIEAIVSRLLSSTQSLKEFKTQVNTLASLQHPNLCKLIGFHAREESNERMLVYERLHHGSLDKLLFGRSDGRFMDWSARLKVALGAARGLAFLHDEGPFQAMYNDFSTSNIQIDKDFTAKLSGYGCVGFNTEEEISNASVAAANLSVETLEKGVLTPKSNVWCFGVVLLELITGRKNLDVRSSKEERNIVKWSRPFLTDDSRLSLIMDSRIKGRFPTKAARIVADIILRCLNKDPSERPTMRAVVESLASVQDIKVPCRYPLQEPSAAPRKVMLKSTSLNGIIHHHPVVTFSPSPPSRNQHLLSPRSSTSALLPPRTSCALDDPRVSSIKKSPSPILRRSGVEGF, encoded by the exons ATGATGGGTTGCTTCACTGTCCTGagatccaagaagaagaagcctcTTGCTCTCACCAAGAAATCGGTTGATGCAAGGGAAAGCACGTCCTCAAGACTCCCAGAGCCAGAAGCGCATGTGCCATCGTTACAATCTGCTCCTCCTAGTTTTAGGAACAAGGCTAAAATCCACCAATCGGAAAAGAAAGCTTCTTACAGCAGAGCGCGCGTGCTGTCTGCTCCTTCCAGCCTAATTGTGGTTGATCAGGATGGTCTTCCATATGCCGAATTCGATGATCAAGATGACTCCAGGGGCAAGGGAGGTTCTATAAAGGGCCACCGTTTCTCTAATCCACtgccccttcctctcccatcACCAGAAGGAAAATCATTGAGGAACTTTGGCAGCTTCAAAGCCATCAATGCAAGTGGACCACTCGATGCTTCAGGCCCTCTGCCACTTCCTCCAAAGAAGTGTGATGGGCTTAAGAATTTCTCCTATGAGGAACTTTCATCAGCTTGCCAATGGTTTTCTGGTGACCAGTGTGTTTCCGAAAGTTTGACATCAACATCATACAAGGCGTCCTTTAGGGATGATTTTACCGACCCAAAGACCATTGAAGCAATAGTATCTCGGTTGCTCTCCTCCACTCAG AGTTTGAAAGAGTTTAAAACACAAGTGAATACCTTGGCATCACTTCAGCATCCCAACTTATGTAAACTAATCGGCTTTCACGCAAGAGAAGAATCTAATGAAAGGATGTTGGTCTATGAGCGACTCCATCATGGCAGCTTAGATAAACTACTCTTTGGAAGATCGGATGGTCGTTTCATGGACTGGTCAGCACGTTTGAAGGTTGCTCTTGGTGCTGCTAGAGGCCTGGCTTTCCTACATGATGAAGGGCCTTTTCAG gCCATGTACAATGACTTCTCAACCTCAAACATCCAAATTGACAAAGATTTCACTGCAAAGCTATCAGGATATGGATGTGTTGGATTCAATACCGAGGAGGAAATATCAAATGCATCTGTG GCTGCTGCAAACCTCTCAGTGGAAACCTTGGAGAAAGGTGTACTGACTCCCAAGAGCAACGTATGGTGCTTTGGAGTTGTCCTGCTGGAGCTAATAACAGGAAGGAAGAACCTTGATGTCCGTTCCTCAAAAGAAGAACGCAATATTGTCAAGTGGAGTAGGCCTTTCCTCACCGATGATAGTCGCCTATCGTTAATCATGGACTCCCGTATAAAAGGACGCTTCCCTACCAAGGCTGCTCGGATTGTAGCAGATATCATATTGAGATGCCTTAATAAAGATCCATCAGAGAGGCCTACCATGAGGGCCGTTGTGGAGTCCCTAGCAAGCGTCCAGGACATAAAGGTTCCATGTCGATATCCTTTGCAAGAGCCATCTGCTGCCCCAAGAAAGGTGATGTTAAAATCTACAAGTCTCAATGGCATCATTCATCACCATCCTGTCGTAACCTTCTCACCGTCACCTCCTTCGCGAAACCAACATTTGCTCTCGCCAAGGTCATCCACGTCTGCACTGCTTCCTCCAAGGACCAGCTGTGCTCTGGATGACCCTAGAGTAAGCTCTATCAAGAAATCGCCTTCCCCTATTTTACGGAGAtctggtgttgagggtttttga